In the genome of Bradyrhizobium sp. CIAT3101, one region contains:
- a CDS encoding NAD+ synthase: MTERLNAFAVTLAQLNPTMGDIEGNAAKVRSARARAIADGADLVLFPELFIAGYPPEDLVQKPAFQAACRSAIEALARETADGGPALLVGTPWVEDGRLYNACALLDGGRIAGLRFKCNLPNYGVFDEKRLFARGPAAGPVTVRGVRIGVPICEDIWLEESEDYENVVETLAETGAEIILVPNGSPYARDKNDVRLSVAVARVTESGLPLVYLNQVCGQDELVFDGASFALNGDLSLAAQLPAFEENVTTLRFIRNGGDWRCTGPIVEQPEGDKADYAACVLGLRDYVSKNGFPGVLLGISGGIDSALCAAIAVDALGADQVHGVMLPYRYTAAHSIADAGELAGHLGIRYEVLPIAEAVGGFETILSGIFKNLPPDITEENLQARTRGTLLMAISNKTGLMVVTTGNKSEMSVGYATLYGDMNGGFNPIKDIYKTQVFRLATLRNAWKPDGALGPAGEVIPPDIITRPPTAELRENQTDQDSLPAYEVLDAILERLVEREEPLDQIIAAGFDRETVTRIDHLLNVAEYKRRQAAPGVKVTRKNFGRDRRYPITNRFRDRGETLPAPDETLVSRGSKASIDAFEG; the protein is encoded by the coding sequence ATGACCGAACGTCTCAACGCATTCGCGGTCACGCTCGCCCAGCTCAATCCGACCATGGGCGATATCGAGGGCAATGCCGCGAAGGTTCGCTCGGCACGCGCGCGAGCCATCGCCGATGGCGCCGATCTCGTACTGTTCCCGGAATTGTTCATCGCCGGCTATCCGCCGGAAGATCTGGTGCAGAAGCCCGCGTTCCAGGCCGCCTGCCGCTCGGCTATTGAAGCGCTCGCACGCGAGACCGCCGACGGCGGCCCGGCATTGCTGGTTGGCACGCCCTGGGTCGAGGATGGCAGGCTCTACAATGCCTGTGCGCTGCTCGACGGCGGCCGCATCGCCGGCTTGCGCTTCAAATGCAATCTGCCGAACTACGGCGTGTTCGACGAGAAGCGGTTGTTTGCGCGCGGGCCGGCGGCAGGCCCCGTCACCGTGCGCGGCGTGCGGATCGGCGTGCCGATCTGCGAGGACATCTGGCTGGAAGAGTCCGAGGACTACGAGAACGTGGTCGAGACACTGGCCGAGACCGGCGCCGAGATCATTCTGGTGCCGAACGGCTCGCCCTATGCCCGCGACAAGAACGATGTGCGTCTGTCGGTGGCGGTCGCGCGGGTCACCGAGAGCGGCTTGCCGCTGGTCTATCTCAACCAGGTCTGCGGTCAGGACGAACTCGTGTTCGACGGCGCGTCGTTCGCGCTCAACGGCGATCTTTCGCTCGCCGCGCAACTGCCGGCGTTCGAGGAGAACGTCACGACGTTGCGCTTCATCAGAAACGGCGGCGATTGGCGTTGCACGGGTCCGATCGTGGAGCAGCCCGAGGGCGACAAGGCCGACTATGCGGCCTGCGTCCTCGGCTTGCGCGACTACGTCAGCAAGAACGGTTTTCCCGGCGTGCTGCTCGGCATCTCCGGCGGCATCGATTCCGCACTCTGCGCGGCGATCGCGGTCGATGCGCTCGGCGCCGACCAGGTACACGGCGTGATGCTGCCTTATCGCTACACGGCGGCACACTCGATCGCCGACGCGGGCGAGCTCGCCGGCCATCTCGGCATCCGCTACGAGGTGTTGCCGATCGCGGAAGCGGTGGGTGGGTTCGAGACCATCCTGTCCGGCATCTTCAAGAACCTGCCGCCCGATATCACCGAGGAAAACCTCCAGGCCCGCACCCGCGGCACGCTGTTGATGGCGATCTCCAACAAGACCGGGCTGATGGTGGTGACGACAGGCAACAAGTCGGAAATGTCGGTCGGCTACGCCACGCTCTATGGCGACATGAACGGCGGCTTCAACCCGATCAAGGATATCTACAAGACGCAGGTGTTCCGGCTGGCGACCCTGCGCAATGCATGGAAGCCCGACGGCGCGCTGGGACCCGCGGGCGAGGTGATCCCGCCCGATATCATCACGCGCCCGCCGACGGCGGAGCTGCGTGAGAACCAGACCGATCAGGACTCACTGCCGGCCTACGAGGTGCTCGATGCGATCCTCGAGCGTCTGGTCGAACGCGAGGAGCCGCTCGACCAGATCATCGCCGCGGGCTTCGACCGCGAGACGGTGACCCGCATCGACCATCTCCTCAACGTCGCCGAATACAAGCGCCGCCAGGCCGCGCCCGGCGTGAAGGTGACGCGGAAGAATTTCGGCCGCGACCGCCGCTATCCCATCACCAACCGCTTCCGCGACCGGGGCGAGACATTGCCCGCGCCCGACGAGACCCTGGTCTCGCGCGGCAGCAAGGCATCGATCGACGCGTTCGAGGGGTAG
- a CDS encoding diacylglycerol kinase codes for MLRIWKATINSRNGLAFAFRSEQAVREEIFALILSLPVAWFVAASATRAVELVCSVAFVLVVELLNTAIEKLADRLTMDHDKQIGRVKDMGSAAVGVALLMAGAFWIIAIIERLGFL; via the coding sequence TTGCTGCGGATCTGGAAGGCCACGATCAATTCCCGCAACGGTCTGGCCTTTGCGTTCCGCTCGGAACAGGCCGTCCGCGAGGAGATTTTTGCGCTGATCCTGTCGCTGCCGGTGGCGTGGTTCGTCGCCGCCAGCGCGACGCGCGCGGTCGAGCTGGTTTGCTCGGTCGCCTTCGTGCTGGTGGTCGAGTTGCTCAACACCGCGATCGAGAAGCTCGCCGACCGCCTGACCATGGATCACGACAAGCAGATCGGGCGGGTCAAGGACATGGGCTCGGCCGCGGTTGGCGTTGCGCTGCTGATGGCCGGCGCGTTCTGGATCATCGCGATCATCGAACGTCTGGGGTTCCTCTAG
- a CDS encoding 3-deoxy-7-phosphoheptulonate synthase class II — protein sequence MSERWTPESWRSKPVLQVPDYPDAKALADVEAQLATFPPLVFAGEARNLKKALARVAAGDAFLLQGGDCAESFAEHGANNIRDFFRVLLQMAVVLTYAGAVPVVKVGRIAGQFAKPRSSPTEKLNGVELPSYRGDIVNDIAFTKEARVPDPQRQLMAYRQSAATLNLLRAFATGGFANLGSVHQWMLGFLKDSPQSRRYKELADRISDALNFMRACGLDLESHPELRATDFYTSHEALLLGYEQAMTRVDSTTGDWYATSGHMIWIGDRTRQLDHGHVEYFRGIKNPIGLKCGPSLKPDELLKLIDVLNPDNEPGRLTLINRFGSDKVADHLPGLIRAVKREGKVVVWSCDPMHGNTITSTTGYKTRPFDRVLSEVKSFFTIHAAEGTHAGGVHLEMTGQDVTECIGGARAITDEDLNDRYHTVCDPRLNAEQSIDMAFLVAELLKQERAGKVRPMPAAAGL from the coding sequence ATGTCCGAGCGGTGGACGCCCGAGTCCTGGCGCAGCAAGCCGGTGCTACAGGTGCCCGATTATCCCGACGCCAAGGCCCTGGCCGACGTCGAGGCGCAGCTTGCAACCTTTCCGCCGCTGGTGTTTGCCGGCGAGGCGCGCAATCTGAAGAAGGCGCTGGCCCGTGTCGCGGCCGGCGACGCCTTCCTGTTGCAGGGCGGCGATTGTGCCGAGAGCTTTGCCGAGCACGGCGCCAACAACATCCGCGATTTCTTCCGCGTGCTGCTGCAGATGGCGGTGGTGCTGACCTATGCCGGCGCGGTGCCGGTGGTGAAGGTCGGCCGCATCGCCGGCCAGTTTGCAAAGCCGCGCTCGTCGCCGACCGAGAAGCTCAACGGCGTCGAGCTGCCGAGCTATCGCGGCGACATCGTCAACGACATCGCCTTCACCAAGGAAGCGCGCGTGCCGGATCCGCAGCGCCAGCTGATGGCCTATCGCCAGTCTGCCGCGACGCTGAACCTGCTCCGCGCGTTTGCGACCGGCGGCTTCGCCAATCTCGGCAGCGTGCATCAGTGGATGCTCGGCTTCCTCAAGGATAGTCCGCAGTCCCGTCGCTACAAGGAATTGGCCGACCGCATCTCGGACGCGCTCAACTTCATGCGCGCCTGCGGCCTCGATCTCGAGAGCCATCCGGAGCTGCGCGCCACCGATTTCTACACCAGCCATGAAGCGCTGCTGCTCGGCTACGAGCAGGCGATGACCCGCGTCGATTCCACGACCGGCGACTGGTACGCGACCTCGGGCCACATGATCTGGATCGGCGACCGCACCCGCCAGCTCGATCACGGCCATGTCGAATATTTCCGCGGCATCAAGAACCCGATCGGCCTGAAGTGCGGTCCGTCGCTGAAGCCGGACGAGCTGTTGAAGCTGATCGACGTGCTCAACCCCGACAACGAGCCGGGCCGGCTGACGCTGATCAACCGCTTCGGCTCCGACAAGGTCGCCGACCATCTGCCGGGCCTGATCCGCGCCGTGAAGCGCGAGGGCAAGGTGGTGGTCTGGTCGTGCGATCCCATGCACGGCAACACCATTACCTCGACCACGGGCTACAAGACGCGGCCGTTCGATCGCGTGCTGTCGGAAGTGAAGTCGTTCTTCACCATCCACGCCGCGGAAGGGACGCATGCCGGCGGCGTGCATCTGGAGATGACCGGCCAGGACGTCACCGAATGTATCGGCGGCGCCCGCGCCATCACGGACGAGGATCTCAACGACCGCTACCACACGGTCTGCGATCCCCGCCTCAATGCCGAGCAATCCATCGACATGGCCTTCCTGGTCGCCGAACTGCTGAAGCAGGAACGCGCCGGCAAGGTCAGGCCGATGCCGGCCGCGGCGGGGCTCTAA
- a CDS encoding alpha/beta fold hydrolase, translating into MDAPLDDVFIDEISFPATDGYALTGTLFLPRGAKRHAVLINSATAVPRKIYRSFASYLAHRGCAVLTYDYRGIGDSRQPAMVGYNQPKSLVGFKASMSDWAAQDVTAAVRWMRERYHGLPLAYVGHSFGGQALGLIDNNSEISRAAFVASQAATWRLMTSPEKYRVFAFMNCVGVPLVHALGYAPGWVGIGEDLPKGVFLQWADWVSSPRYLFDSKLPALENFTKFKGELRALCFSDDPWATRPAVELLTSGFSAIKPEVLTVKPSDVGAKAIGHFGFFRPEHRDTLWRGVAEWIQGE; encoded by the coding sequence ATGGACGCGCCACTGGACGACGTTTTCATCGACGAGATCAGCTTCCCGGCGACCGACGGGTATGCGCTGACCGGCACCCTGTTCCTGCCGCGTGGCGCCAAGCGCCATGCCGTCCTGATCAACTCGGCGACCGCCGTCCCGCGAAAGATCTATCGCAGCTTTGCCTCCTATCTCGCCCATCGCGGCTGCGCGGTACTCACTTACGACTATCGCGGCATCGGCGACTCCCGGCAGCCGGCGATGGTCGGCTACAACCAGCCGAAATCGCTGGTCGGCTTCAAGGCCTCGATGTCCGACTGGGCCGCGCAGGACGTCACCGCCGCGGTACGCTGGATGCGCGAGCGCTATCATGGCCTGCCGCTTGCCTATGTCGGTCACTCCTTCGGCGGCCAGGCGCTCGGGCTGATCGACAACAACAGCGAGATTTCGCGCGCGGCGTTCGTGGCCTCGCAGGCCGCGACCTGGCGGCTGATGACGTCGCCGGAGAAATACCGCGTCTTCGCCTTCATGAATTGCGTCGGCGTGCCGCTGGTCCACGCGCTCGGCTATGCGCCGGGCTGGGTCGGCATCGGCGAGGATTTGCCCAAGGGCGTCTTCCTGCAATGGGCCGATTGGGTCTCAAGCCCGCGCTATCTGTTCGATTCCAAGCTGCCGGCGCTGGAGAATTTTACAAAGTTCAAGGGCGAGCTGCGCGCGCTCTGCTTCTCCGACGATCCCTGGGCAACGCGGCCGGCGGTCGAGCTGCTCACGTCCGGCTTCAGCGCGATCAAGCCGGAGGTGCTGACGGTGAAGCCGTCCGACGTCGGCGCCAAGGCGATCGGCCATTTCGGTTTCTTCCGCCCCGAGCACCGCGACACGCTGTGGCGCGGCGTGGCGGAATGGATCCAGGGCGAGTGA
- a CDS encoding ATP-binding protein → MIKSLRGRLFISLTAIVLLTGLVGGVFAHRWAFDEAIETQDSVLIQIAGLVQGGGLTGTQDLHGVDKDSEVWLMELGKTPQGTQEERQLWRLQDGMRDATRKGKPVRVVLRTRSDGSRFAVAQSTGVRDEIAGDMAFRTVLPIAALIPCLMLMIAFVIARSLRPMVRLAGDLDARPADDMTALPLHDLPSELNPFVSSINGLLRRVHDMMEQQRRFIADAAHELRTPLTALSLQAENLDQVELPPVARERLAALRQGMRRSKHLLEQLLALARHDATPSDRAQSEVVELDRAARGVIADLLRDAISRGVDLGFARAEPVPVRGEPVMLTAMIRNLIDNALRFAPEGGRIDVAIYQDGATGVLQIEDTGPGVSADEIDRIFEPFFRGHRPEGEGAGLGLAIVKRIVDRLGGSIEAVNMTEAGRTGLRVVVKLPAATV, encoded by the coding sequence ATGATCAAGTCGCTGCGCGGCCGGCTGTTCATCAGCTTGACGGCGATTGTCCTGCTGACCGGTCTGGTCGGCGGCGTATTTGCACACCGGTGGGCATTCGACGAGGCCATCGAGACGCAGGACTCCGTCCTGATCCAGATCGCGGGTCTGGTTCAAGGCGGCGGTCTCACGGGAACCCAGGACCTCCATGGGGTCGATAAGGACTCCGAAGTCTGGTTGATGGAATTGGGCAAGACGCCGCAAGGCACGCAAGAGGAGCGGCAGTTGTGGCGGCTTCAGGACGGGATGCGCGACGCGACGCGAAAGGGAAAGCCGGTCCGCGTGGTGCTGCGGACGCGGTCCGACGGCAGCCGCTTTGCGGTGGCGCAGAGCACGGGCGTTCGTGATGAGATCGCGGGCGACATGGCGTTCCGTACCGTACTGCCGATTGCGGCGCTCATCCCCTGCCTGATGCTGATGATCGCCTTCGTCATCGCGCGATCGTTGCGCCCGATGGTGCGTCTGGCAGGCGATCTCGATGCCAGGCCCGCGGATGACATGACGGCGCTCCCGCTTCACGACCTCCCGAGCGAACTCAACCCGTTCGTATCCTCGATCAACGGCTTGCTGCGCCGCGTGCACGACATGATGGAGCAGCAGCGCAGGTTCATCGCCGATGCTGCGCATGAGCTGCGGACACCGCTGACGGCACTGAGCCTGCAAGCCGAGAATCTCGATCAGGTCGAACTGCCGCCTGTGGCGCGCGAACGGCTTGCGGCGCTCCGGCAGGGCATGCGCCGCAGCAAGCATCTCCTGGAGCAATTGCTGGCGCTGGCACGGCACGATGCAACGCCTTCCGATCGCGCCCAAAGCGAGGTCGTGGAACTCGATCGCGCGGCGAGAGGGGTGATTGCCGATCTGTTGCGGGACGCGATCAGCCGTGGCGTCGATCTCGGCTTCGCACGAGCCGAGCCTGTACCGGTGCGGGGCGAGCCCGTCATGCTCACCGCCATGATCCGAAATCTCATCGACAACGCGCTCCGGTTCGCGCCGGAAGGTGGCAGGATCGATGTGGCGATCTACCAGGACGGTGCGACGGGTGTGCTTCAAATCGAGGACACCGGGCCCGGCGTTTCAGCCGACGAGATCGATCGGATCTTCGAGCCGTTTTTCCGGGGGCATCGTCCGGAGGGCGAGGGCGCGGGCCTGGGCCTCGCGATCGTGAAGCGGATCGTCGATCGGCTCGGTGGGTCGATTGAAGCCGTGAACATGACGGAGGCCGGGCGAACCGGATTGCGTGTCGTCGTCAAATTGCCGGCGGCAACCGTCTGA
- a CDS encoding response regulator transcription factor, producing the protein MRVLLIEDDRMVGAAVEQALRDAAYAVDWVRDGETALLAAASESYEVLLLDLGLPNADGRDILRRLRADGRKLPVIIVTARDALDDRIEGLDLGADDYLVKPFEIRELLARMRAVTRREGSGAPAVLGNGKLSLDPATREASLYGQTSVLTAREFALLQALLARPGTILSRSELERQLYGWNEEVESNAVEFLIHTIRKKLGTEAIRNVRGMGWMVDRAP; encoded by the coding sequence TTGCGGGTTTTGCTGATCGAGGACGACAGGATGGTCGGAGCTGCCGTCGAACAGGCGCTGAGAGACGCCGCCTACGCCGTCGACTGGGTCAGGGATGGCGAGACCGCGTTGCTCGCCGCGGCAAGCGAGTCCTACGAGGTGCTGCTGCTCGATCTCGGTCTGCCGAATGCCGATGGTCGCGATATCTTGCGGCGACTGCGTGCGGATGGCCGCAAGCTTCCCGTCATCATCGTGACGGCGCGCGATGCACTCGACGACCGGATCGAGGGGCTCGATCTCGGCGCGGACGATTACCTGGTCAAGCCGTTCGAGATCCGCGAGTTGCTGGCGCGGATGCGCGCGGTGACGCGCCGCGAAGGCAGTGGCGCGCCTGCAGTGCTTGGCAACGGCAAGCTCAGTCTCGATCCCGCGACCCGCGAGGCTTCGCTGTACGGCCAGACGTCCGTTCTGACCGCGCGCGAGTTCGCTCTGCTCCAGGCCTTGTTGGCGCGGCCCGGTACGATCCTGTCGCGGAGCGAGCTCGAGCGGCAGCTCTACGGCTGGAACGAGGAAGTCGAAAGCAATGCGGTCGAATTTCTGATCCACACCATCCGCAAGAAGCTCGGGACGGAGGCGATCCGTAACGTGCGCGGCATGGGATGGATGGTGGATCGCGCGCCATGA
- a CDS encoding cytochrome c biogenesis protein DipZ, with amino-acid sequence MILYLLAYLGGVLTIVSPCILPVIPFVLARADRPFLRNGLPMLIGMSLAFAVVATLASVAGGWVVSANQYGRGAALVLLALFGLTLVFPELADRLMRPLVAIGARMSQSASEPGEDSLVAPFVLGIATGFLWAPCAGPVLGLILTGAALQGANAGTALLLLVYAAGAATSLALALLVGGRVFAAMKRSIGAGEWIRRGVGVAVLAAVIAISLGLDTGFLTNLSVGSTTSLEQALLDRLHPNTKTAMTDTSMQAKPGGENASDMLMVEDLDPKLAGAQEWLNSPPLTFEALKGKVVLVDFWTYSCINCLRSIPYVRAWAEKYRDRGLVVIGVHAPEFAFERNVANVKNAVSTLKISYPVAIDNDYKIWRSFENQYWPAHYFIDANGKVRHHHYGEGEYAESERVIQTLLAEAGNKNVPSDIVAVKASGAEAAVSDGAEVKSPETYVGYDRSENFVSPGGVAKDESHVYAAGEPQLNDWSLTGNWTVGPERAQLNAPDGGIVYRFHARDLHLVLGPATEGASIRFRITIDGKPPGAAHGIDADAEGNGMVTTQRLYQLVRAPDTVADHTFEIRFLDPGVQAYAFTFG; translated from the coding sequence ATGATCCTCTATCTGCTGGCCTATCTCGGTGGCGTCCTGACCATCGTGAGCCCCTGCATCCTCCCGGTCATCCCCTTCGTGCTGGCGCGCGCCGATCGTCCGTTCCTGCGGAACGGCCTGCCGATGCTGATCGGCATGTCGCTCGCGTTTGCCGTCGTCGCGACGTTGGCGTCGGTCGCGGGAGGCTGGGTCGTCTCCGCCAACCAATATGGACGTGGCGCCGCGCTGGTCCTGCTCGCCTTGTTCGGTCTGACGCTGGTGTTTCCGGAGCTGGCCGACCGCCTGATGCGGCCGCTGGTGGCCATTGGTGCGCGGATGTCGCAATCGGCGAGTGAGCCGGGCGAGGACAGCCTTGTCGCGCCGTTCGTGCTCGGAATTGCCACCGGCTTTCTCTGGGCGCCCTGTGCGGGTCCGGTGCTCGGCCTGATCCTGACCGGCGCCGCGCTTCAGGGCGCCAACGCCGGAACCGCGCTGCTGCTCCTGGTCTATGCGGCGGGCGCCGCAACCTCGCTGGCGCTGGCTTTGCTGGTCGGCGGCCGCGTCTTCGCCGCGATGAAGCGCTCGATCGGCGCCGGCGAATGGATCAGGCGGGGCGTCGGCGTGGCCGTGCTCGCGGCTGTTATTGCCATCTCGCTCGGCCTCGACACCGGCTTCCTCACCAACCTCTCGGTCGGCAGCACGACGTCGCTGGAGCAGGCGCTGCTCGACAGACTGCATCCGAACACGAAGACCGCGATGACTGATACGTCGATGCAGGCGAAGCCGGGCGGCGAGAACGCGTCGGATATGCTCATGGTCGAGGATCTCGATCCCAAGCTCGCCGGTGCGCAGGAGTGGCTGAACTCGCCGCCGCTGACCTTCGAGGCGCTGAAAGGCAAGGTCGTCCTCGTCGACTTCTGGACCTATTCCTGCATCAACTGCCTGCGCTCGATCCCCTATGTCCGCGCCTGGGCGGAGAAATATCGCGACCGCGGCCTCGTGGTGATCGGCGTGCACGCGCCCGAATTCGCCTTCGAGCGCAATGTCGCCAACGTCAAGAATGCGGTGTCGACGTTGAAGATCAGCTATCCCGTCGCGATCGACAATGACTACAAGATCTGGCGCTCGTTCGAGAACCAGTACTGGCCGGCGCATTACTTCATCGATGCCAACGGCAAAGTCCGTCACCATCATTATGGTGAAGGCGAATACGCGGAGTCCGAGCGCGTCATCCAGACGCTGCTTGCTGAGGCCGGGAACAAGAACGTCCCGTCCGACATCGTCGCGGTCAAGGCATCGGGCGCGGAGGCGGCGGTCTCCGACGGCGCCGAAGTCAAATCGCCCGAGACCTATGTCGGCTATGATCGCAGCGAGAATTTCGTCTCACCCGGCGGTGTGGCGAAGGACGAGAGCCACGTCTATGCTGCGGGCGAGCCGCAGCTCAACGACTGGTCGCTGACCGGCAATTGGACGGTCGGCCCGGAGCGCGCGCAGCTGAACGCGCCTGATGGCGGCATCGTCTATCGCTTCCATGCCCGCGACCTGCACCTGGTGCTCGGTCCCGCCACCGAAGGCGCCAGCATCCGCTTCCGCATCACCATCGATGGCAAGCCACCCGGCGCCGCGCATGGCATAGACGCGGATGCCGAGGGCAATGGCATGGTGACGACGCAGCGGCTCTATCAGCTCGTCCGGGCGCCGGACACGGTCGCCGACCACACCTTCGAGATCCGCTTCCTCGATCCTGGCGTCCAGGCCTACGCGTTTACGTTCGGCTGA
- a CDS encoding substrate-binding domain-containing protein, whose protein sequence is MRASRSVVSAFLVAISVSSASAEPARVYAAGSLVAPLKQTIKAAGLDASQIADPVFGPSGGLRERIEKGEAADLFLSADTAHPRTLAAERPQALIIPFARNNLCLFGREAVGLTEANALETMLDPKMRLATSTPLVDPGGDYAFAVFKRAETVRAGAEAVLSQKALKLIGGPGAMKPLEGHSPAASIFLADKADLLLVYCSGQQQTLREVPGLKVSRLPPEIDVVATYGLVLLTDNPAAARLALFLLSDKGQGIIAENGLVKIAPSER, encoded by the coding sequence ATGCGAGCCTCACGCTCCGTCGTCTCTGCGTTCCTCGTCGCGATCAGTGTCTCCTCGGCCAGCGCCGAGCCAGCTCGCGTTTATGCGGCCGGCAGCCTGGTTGCTCCCTTGAAGCAGACGATCAAGGCGGCCGGCCTCGACGCCTCGCAAATCGCCGATCCCGTCTTCGGCCCCTCGGGCGGCCTGCGCGAGCGGATCGAGAAGGGCGAGGCCGCGGATCTTTTTCTGTCGGCCGATACGGCGCATCCGCGCACGCTGGCAGCCGAGCGGCCTCAGGCATTGATTATCCCGTTCGCGCGCAACAATCTCTGCCTGTTCGGCCGCGAGGCGGTGGGGCTGACTGAGGCCAATGCACTCGAGACGATGCTGGACCCCAAGATGCGTCTGGCAACCTCGACGCCGCTCGTCGATCCCGGTGGCGACTATGCTTTTGCGGTGTTCAAGCGGGCGGAGACAGTCCGCGCCGGGGCTGAGGCTGTGCTCAGCCAGAAGGCCCTGAAGCTGATCGGAGGCCCGGGCGCCATGAAGCCGCTCGAGGGGCACTCACCGGCCGCCAGCATCTTCCTTGCCGATAAGGCCGATCTCCTGCTGGTCTATTGCAGCGGTCAGCAGCAGACCTTGCGCGAGGTTCCCGGCTTGAAGGTGTCGCGGCTGCCGCCGGAGATCGATGTTGTCGCGACCTATGGACTGGTGCTGCTCACGGACAATCCGGCCGCTGCGCGGCTTGCGCTGTTCCTGCTGTCGGACAAGGGGCAGGGCATTATTGCCGAAAACGGTCTTGTGAAGATCGCTCCTTCCGAGCGGTGA
- a CDS encoding M24 family metallopeptidase has translation MALVEAEKRAETLFDEIEGRNLIRPGRTEREIEQEIYQIALDRFGVEKHWHKRIVRAGENTLTLAADNPPVREIEADDIVYVDLGPVFEDWEADLGRTYVLGNHPGGPLVAALPVVFDRIQAHYHASPDMTGEGLYAFAQKAAEEAGWRFGGVIAGHLVSEFAHAHIPGDKNLNRIMPGNDKRMRDPDELGRERHWILEVHLVEPNGSYGGFYERLL, from the coding sequence ATGGCGCTGGTCGAGGCGGAGAAACGCGCGGAGACGCTCTTTGACGAGATCGAAGGGCGCAACCTGATCCGGCCGGGCCGGACCGAACGCGAGATCGAGCAGGAGATTTATCAAATCGCCCTGGACCGGTTCGGCGTCGAGAAGCATTGGCACAAGCGCATCGTGAGGGCCGGAGAGAACACCTTGACCCTGGCCGCGGACAATCCGCCGGTCCGGGAGATCGAGGCCGACGACATCGTCTATGTCGACCTGGGCCCGGTGTTCGAGGATTGGGAAGCGGACCTCGGACGTACGTATGTGTTGGGCAATCATCCCGGCGGGCCGCTGGTCGCCGCGCTCCCGGTCGTGTTCGACCGGATCCAGGCCCACTATCACGCCTCCCCGGATATGACGGGCGAGGGTCTCTACGCGTTTGCGCAGAAGGCGGCCGAGGAGGCGGGATGGCGGTTTGGCGGTGTCATCGCCGGCCATCTCGTCAGTGAGTTCGCGCATGCGCACATCCCCGGCGACAAGAACCTCAATCGTATCATGCCCGGAAATGATAAGCGGATGCGCGATCCCGATGAGCTCGGTAGGGAGCGGCACTGGATTCTGGAGGTCCATCTGGTCGAGCCGAACGGCTCCTATGGTGGATTTTACGAGCGGCTGCTCTAG